From a single Lactococcus carnosus genomic region:
- a CDS encoding type B 50S ribosomal protein L31: MKADIHPNYGPVVFMDTSTGYKFLSGSTKNSKETVEWEDGNTYPLIRVETSSDSHPFYTGKAKFTQADGRVDRFNKKYNL; encoded by the coding sequence ATGAAAGCAGACATCCATCCTAATTATGGACCAGTTGTATTTATGGATACTTCAACAGGCTACAAATTCTTGAGCGGTTCTACTAAGAACTCTAAAGAAACTGTTGAGTGGGAAGATGGGAACACTTACCCATTGATCCGTGTGGAAACATCATCAGATTCACACCCATTCTACACTGGTAAAGCTAAATTCACACAAGCCGACGGCCGTGTGGACCGTTTCAACAAAAAATACAACCTGTAA
- a CDS encoding UDP-N-acetylglucosamine 1-carboxyvinyltransferase encodes MKKIVINGGKRISGEVTISGAKNSVVALIPATILADDIVTLEGVPDISDVASLIEILEIMGAKVARDIAAGVVVIDPRGVESKPLPYGKINSLRASYYFNGSLLGKFGEATVGLPGGCDLGPRPIDLHIKAFEALGARMTFKENAMHLTTDGVRLKAATIFMDMVSVGATINTMLAAVKAEGRTIIENAAREPEIIDVATLLNNMGAKVRGAGTDVIRIDGVEKLGGARHTVIPDRIEAGTYLSIAAAFGDGVIVNNVIYEHLESFIAKLEEMGVKLIIRDDSIEVLKSENLKAVTIKTVPYPGFATDLQQPITPLLLMTNGRGKIIDTIYEKRVNHAAELARMGATISANNGEVSYHAPNVLSGAEVVATDLRAGAALVNAGIIASGETKISNVEFILRGYDNIIEKMTALGVDIKLVDEN; translated from the coding sequence ATGAAAAAAATAGTAATAAATGGTGGTAAGAGAATCTCCGGGGAAGTGACGATATCAGGAGCGAAGAACTCAGTTGTTGCCCTGATTCCAGCTACGATTTTAGCGGATGACATCGTCACATTAGAGGGTGTACCAGACATTTCGGATGTGGCAAGTTTAATTGAGATTTTAGAAATCATGGGCGCTAAAGTTGCGCGTGATATCGCAGCGGGTGTGGTCGTTATTGACCCTCGTGGTGTTGAATCTAAGCCGTTACCTTATGGTAAAATCAACTCATTACGTGCCTCTTATTACTTTAATGGCTCTTTACTAGGTAAATTTGGTGAAGCGACTGTGGGATTACCTGGCGGTTGTGATTTAGGGCCAAGACCAATAGATTTACACATCAAAGCGTTTGAGGCTTTAGGTGCGCGTATGACCTTTAAAGAAAATGCCATGCATTTAACAACAGATGGTGTACGCCTGAAAGCTGCGACTATTTTTATGGATATGGTCTCAGTTGGAGCGACCATTAATACGATGCTAGCAGCAGTTAAAGCTGAAGGTCGTACCATTATTGAAAATGCAGCAAGAGAACCTGAAATTATCGATGTTGCAACCTTGTTGAATAACATGGGTGCAAAAGTTCGTGGTGCAGGAACTGACGTGATTCGTATCGATGGTGTTGAAAAACTGGGTGGTGCGCGTCATACAGTCATTCCAGACCGGATAGAAGCTGGGACTTATCTCAGTATTGCCGCAGCGTTTGGAGACGGTGTTATCGTCAATAACGTGATTTATGAGCATCTAGAGTCTTTCATCGCTAAACTTGAAGAGATGGGTGTTAAACTGATTATTCGGGATGACTCGATAGAAGTCTTAAAATCGGAAAATCTCAAAGCTGTCACGATTAAAACAGTCCCATATCCTGGATTTGCAACAGACTTACAGCAACCCATCACACCGCTGCTTCTCATGACAAATGGGCGTGGTAAGATTATTGATACCATCTATGAAAAACGGGTTAACCATGCCGCTGAACTTGCACGCATGGGGGCAACTATTTCAGCTAATAATGGTGAAGTGAGCTACCATGCACCAAATGTTTTAAGTGGTGCAGAAGTGGTTGCGACAGATTTAAGAGCTGGCGCAGCTTTGGTCAATGCAGGAATTATAGCAAGTGGTGAAACTAAGATTTCAAATGTTGAGTTCATCCTACGTGGCTATGATAATATTATCGAGAAGATGACAGCACTGGGTGTTGATATTAAATTAGTTGATGAAAACTGA
- a CDS encoding IS30 family transposase, with protein sequence MQDHYNTRCKELTYPERQCIERWHNKDKLSNRQIALLLGKAPQTINNEVLLGLVQLKTKTKYSSRRAQELHKVNKQHCGRKSKLSSDLNQKISEGVRDKQSLEVILQSFIGLVCLKTLYNWLEKGWLDVKYHELLYPHYKKAKKLRKTQPKRPFGLSIEERPEEINNRSGFGHWEIDTVILTRAKNECLLTLTERVTRFEVIRLIPDKSARSVNTALQSLQEQLVFKSITSDNGREFAKLGEAVTCPVYYCHAYASFERGTNENHNRMIRRFLPKGTIKTTSQEVAKIETWMNNYPRKMFKYRTPSQMLQGG encoded by the coding sequence ATGCAAGACCATTATAACACACGATGTAAAGAATTAACTTATCCAGAACGACAATGTATTGAACGTTGGCACAACAAAGATAAGCTCAGTAATCGTCAGATTGCACTTCTCTTAGGTAAAGCCCCTCAAACGATAAATAATGAAGTGCTATTAGGTCTGGTTCAACTTAAAACAAAGACCAAGTATTCATCAAGACGAGCTCAAGAACTGCACAAAGTCAATAAACAACATTGTGGTAGAAAATCAAAGCTGAGTTCTGACTTGAATCAAAAAATTTCAGAAGGTGTCCGAGATAAACAATCGCTTGAAGTGATTTTACAAAGTTTTATTGGTCTCGTTTGCCTCAAAACGCTCTACAACTGGCTTGAAAAGGGTTGGCTTGATGTAAAATACCATGAGTTGCTTTATCCGCACTATAAAAAGGCGAAAAAGCTCCGTAAAACACAACCGAAACGTCCGTTTGGTTTGTCTATTGAGGAACGTCCAGAGGAAATCAATAACCGTTCTGGCTTCGGTCACTGGGAGATTGATACGGTCATTTTAACAAGGGCGAAGAATGAATGCTTATTGACGTTGACAGAACGTGTGACACGCTTTGAGGTGATACGATTAATCCCAGATAAGTCAGCACGATCGGTCAATACAGCGCTTCAATCCCTACAAGAGCAGCTAGTGTTTAAGTCCATCACTTCAGACAATGGGAGAGAGTTTGCCAAGCTAGGTGAAGCAGTCACTTGTCCTGTATATTATTGCCATGCTTATGCAAGTTTTGAGAGGGGAACAAATGAAAATCACAATCGCATGATTCGCCGTTTCTTGCCTAAAGGGACAATAAAAACGACTTCGCAGGAAGTCGCTAAAATTGAAACGTGGATGAACAACTATCCAAGAAAAATGTTCAAGTATCGGACACCATCTCAGATGTTGCAGGGTGGCTAA
- a CDS encoding histidine phosphatase family protein, with protein MIRDIYMIRHGETLFNVQGRTQGWSDSPLTLNGINQAKRSKTFFENFPVKFDAYFSSTSERACDTLELIFPDTPYRQLKGLKEQNFGVYEGQPQYLEPVISKRRDFFVPFGGESWVRLSSRLKETLITICQDNETYRTLFCVSHGAAISTLMKSVSSASQIEQLHGIGNLDMLHFTLDMENMELKAIEKISTI; from the coding sequence TTGATTAGAGACATCTATATGATTCGGCATGGGGAAACCTTATTTAATGTGCAAGGTAGAACACAAGGCTGGAGTGATTCTCCGTTAACCTTAAATGGGATCAACCAAGCCAAACGGTCAAAAACATTTTTTGAAAATTTTCCCGTTAAATTCGATGCCTATTTTTCATCTACCTCAGAGAGAGCCTGTGATACACTTGAGCTTATTTTTCCTGATACACCCTACAGGCAATTAAAGGGACTTAAGGAACAAAATTTTGGCGTTTATGAAGGACAACCTCAATATCTTGAACCAGTCATCTCTAAACGACGTGATTTCTTTGTCCCGTTTGGTGGTGAGTCGTGGGTAAGGTTGAGCAGTAGATTAAAAGAGACGCTGATCACAATATGTCAAGACAACGAGACGTATCGGACGCTGTTTTGTGTCAGTCATGGTGCTGCCATATCAACCTTGATGAAATCGGTATCATCTGCTTCTCAAATTGAACAGCTACATGGCATAGGTAATCTTGACATGCTCCATTTTACTTTAGACATGGAGAACATGGAACTCAAAGCAATAGAGAAAATCTCAACGATTTAA
- a CDS encoding nucleobase:cation symporter-2 family protein, giving the protein MTNQNQEMKHSKSAVLGLQHLLAMYSGSILVPIMIAGALGYSSKELTYLISTDIFMCGVATFLQLQVNKYFGIGLPVVLGVAFQSVAPLSIIGAKLGSGAIFGSIIVSGIIVILISGVFSKVRKFFPPLVTGSVITTIGLTLVPVAMGNMGNNVPKPQLSSVILAVLTILIILVIHALTTGFIRSIAILIGLIVGTIVAVFMGIVDFSPIAQAPIVHVPTPFFFGKPIFDLSSILMMTIISLVSMVESTGVYLALSDITGEEITETRLRNGYRAEGFAVALGGIFNTFPYTGFSQNVGLVQLSGIKTRRPIFYTAGFLVLLGLLPKFGAVAQIIPSPVLGGAMLVMFGMVTIQGIRMLGQVNFNNEHNLLIAAMSVAAGVGFNGTNLFQALPTTVAMFLNNGIVIATLVAIILNIVFNHKEIK; this is encoded by the coding sequence ATGACCAATCAAAACCAAGAAATGAAACACTCAAAGTCAGCTGTTTTAGGCTTGCAACATCTCTTAGCCATGTATTCAGGATCGATTCTCGTACCGATTATGATTGCCGGTGCACTCGGTTACTCCTCTAAAGAGTTGACCTACTTGATTTCGACAGATATATTCATGTGTGGTGTTGCGACATTCCTACAACTTCAGGTGAACAAATATTTTGGGATTGGCTTACCCGTTGTCCTCGGTGTTGCCTTCCAATCGGTTGCTCCCCTATCTATCATAGGTGCAAAACTGGGATCAGGTGCCATATTTGGGTCTATCATTGTATCAGGGATTATCGTCATCCTCATCTCTGGTGTGTTTTCAAAAGTACGCAAATTCTTTCCGCCACTCGTCACAGGTAGTGTGATTACGACAATCGGTCTGACCTTGGTGCCAGTAGCGATGGGGAACATGGGCAATAATGTGCCTAAACCACAGCTTTCTAGTGTCATACTTGCTGTCTTGACCATCTTGATTATCTTAGTCATTCATGCTCTGACGACAGGCTTCATTCGCTCCATCGCCATTTTAATCGGCCTGATTGTTGGGACGATTGTTGCAGTATTTATGGGTATCGTTGATTTCTCTCCGATTGCGCAAGCACCCATCGTACATGTGCCAACGCCATTTTTCTTTGGTAAGCCAATATTTGATTTATCCTCTATTTTGATGATGACCATCATTTCTTTAGTGTCTATGGTCGAATCAACAGGTGTCTATCTGGCGCTTTCAGATATTACTGGCGAGGAAATTACAGAAACACGTTTAAGAAATGGCTACCGTGCAGAAGGATTTGCCGTTGCCCTAGGTGGTATCTTTAATACTTTTCCCTATACAGGATTTTCACAAAATGTTGGCTTAGTCCAATTATCAGGGATCAAGACACGACGCCCGATTTTCTATACAGCAGGTTTTCTTGTTTTACTAGGCCTACTACCTAAGTTCGGGGCCGTCGCACAAATTATCCCTAGTCCTGTTTTGGGTGGTGCTATGCTTGTCATGTTTGGTATGGTCACGATTCAAGGAATTCGCATGTTAGGGCAAGTTAATTTTAATAATGAGCATAATCTCTTGATTGCGGCCATGTCAGTTGCCGCAGGTGTTGGCTTTAACGGCACAAACCTCTTTCAAGCATTGCCTACCACCGT
- a CDS encoding xanthine phosphoribosyltransferase: MDSLISRIKQDGTVLGADILKVDSFLTHQVDPKLMRQIGKVFAEKFKDAGITKVVTIEASGNVPAAYVAEELDVPMIFAKKAKNVTMTDELLTADVYSFTKKITSTIQISRKFLSETDNVLVIDDFLANGQAALGLISILKAANTKISGVGIVIEKSFQTGRALVEETGIPVYSLARIAGFDQGQVVFTEADL; the protein is encoded by the coding sequence ATGGACTCTTTAATCTCAAGAATTAAGCAAGATGGCACTGTTTTAGGAGCAGACATACTCAAAGTCGATAGCTTTTTAACCCATCAGGTTGACCCTAAGTTGATGCGTCAAATCGGTAAAGTCTTTGCGGAAAAGTTCAAAGATGCAGGTATCACTAAAGTGGTGACGATAGAAGCGAGTGGTAATGTCCCTGCTGCCTATGTCGCAGAAGAACTCGATGTGCCCATGATCTTTGCCAAGAAAGCAAAAAATGTGACCATGACGGATGAGCTTTTAACGGCAGATGTTTATTCTTTTACTAAGAAAATCACGTCAACGATCCAAATTTCTCGGAAATTTTTATCTGAAACTGACAATGTTTTGGTTATAGATGATTTTCTAGCTAACGGGCAAGCTGCTCTTGGCTTGATCAGCATTTTAAAAGCTGCAAATACAAAAATCTCTGGTGTCGGTATTGTGATTGAAAAATCGTTTCAAACTGGCCGTGCCTTGGTGGAAGAAACTGGCATACCTGTTTACAGCTTGGCTAGAATTGCTGGATTTGATCAAGGTCAAGTCGTCTTCACGGAGGCTGACCTTTAA
- a CDS encoding DUF1803 domain-containing protein, whose amino-acid sequence MLIKIFNHTKLTETPFFQALIAFLASHEDVTLRSIKAAFNSEKNLERQIENFVQAGLISRLDKRYTNNFQVFGDEDFALNLPVSVPKTLVFADPFFVEAGSELMAALNASQMQQTLSNQTNSIQLHLTSNFARTDDSLANYFYHVEKRVTLSVVEQEVFDLIGDIDPEYALKYMTTFLLKFLKKDIVKNKKPDIFVQALIVFGYIHLVSEDNYQSALPIIDQTFDTVSFDAPKAFIAEQLKQREQVENFMSL is encoded by the coding sequence ATGTTGATTAAAATATTTAACCATACCAAACTTACAGAAACGCCATTTTTTCAGGCATTAATTGCATTTTTAGCAAGTCATGAAGATGTGACCTTACGAAGCATAAAAGCGGCTTTTAACAGTGAGAAAAATTTAGAACGTCAAATCGAAAATTTTGTCCAAGCAGGTCTTATTTCACGTCTTGATAAGCGCTACACCAACAACTTTCAAGTTTTTGGAGATGAAGACTTTGCCCTTAACTTACCTGTGTCAGTACCCAAAACACTTGTCTTTGCAGACCCATTCTTTGTGGAAGCGGGGTCTGAGCTGATGGCTGCACTCAATGCCTCTCAAATGCAACAGACACTGTCAAATCAGACAAACTCAATTCAGTTACATCTAACATCTAATTTTGCAAGAACAGATGATAGCCTGGCGAATTATTTTTATCATGTGGAGAAACGTGTAACACTTTCAGTAGTTGAACAAGAGGTATTTGACTTAATTGGGGATATTGACCCAGAATATGCACTCAAATATATGACAACCTTTCTCTTGAAGTTCCTGAAAAAGGATATTGTTAAAAATAAAAAACCTGATATTTTTGTTCAGGCACTGATCGTATTTGGTTATATTCACTTAGTTTCAGAAGATAATTATCAGTCGGCGCTACCCATTATCGATCAAACCTTCGACACGGTTTCTTTTGATGCGCCAAAGGCATTTATCGCCGAACAACTCAAGCAAAGAGAACAGGTCGAAAATTTTATGTCTCTTTGA